One Manihot esculenta cultivar AM560-2 chromosome 6, M.esculenta_v8, whole genome shotgun sequence DNA segment encodes these proteins:
- the LOC110617722 gene encoding uncharacterized protein LOC110617722, which translates to MGRGRGKGKKLTVGNHDDPGSGEEEKIPAQKRRGRPQKPLKDDIDDEEVEKIEEEDGENGKAGITSKEAKSPISAENGKKRKRYTQAKDKPDSVKEENGVATRSSTEDATKSNGFRHNGSRRKNKPRRAAEAGVECK; encoded by the coding sequence ATGGGTAGAGGTAGAGGAAAGGGAAAAAAGTTGACTGTTGGCAATCATGATGATCCTGGAAGTGGCGAGGAAGAGAAAATTCCAGCCCAGAAAAGAAGGGGAAGGCCTCAAAAACCCCTGAAAGATGATATTGATGATGAAGAAGTTGAAAAAATAGAGGAGGAAGATGGAGAGAATGGAAAAGCAGGCATTACAAGCAAAGAGGCAAAAAGTCCAATATCAGCAGAAAATGGAAAGAAGAGGAAACGATACACACAGGCAAAGGACAAACCTGATTCAGTGAAGGAAGAAAATGGTGTTGCTACTAGATCGAGTACTGAGGATGCAACTAAATCTAATGGATTTCGACATAATGGAAGCAGGCGGAAAAACAAGCCTCGTCGAGCTGCTGAGGCAGGCGTTGAATGCAAATGA
- the LOC110618006 gene encoding ETHYLENE INSENSITIVE 3-like 3 protein isoform X2, whose product MGELVEIGADISSDIEVDDIAEKEVSDEEIEAEELERRMWKDRIKLKRIKERQKFEVQQAADKQKLKQTSDQARRKKMSRAQDGILKYMLKLMEVCKARGFVYGIIPEKGKPVSGSSDNIRAWWKEKVKFDKNGPAAIAKYEAECLAMGEANKSRKGNAQSVLQDLQDATLGSLLSSLMQHCDPPQRKYPLEKGVSPPWWPTGNEEWWVKLGLPEGQSPYKKPHDLKKMWKVGVLMAVIKHMSPDIAKIRRHVRQSKCLQDKMTAKESAIWLSVLSREESLIQQLSSDNGTSGITEMPQGGHGERKRERPAVSSDSDYDVDAADDSVASTDNPHAVGDKEQGEEQRRKKPRQKSSQAGQQSEPPRNKHSFIEEPVPDINTADLSVGEYQTNGTEQENDTTAGLRPLQKGLESGPNLHQSEFNYFPAIPSANVDSMRGTHAHRSSMFLCVSPNSELHNRVAYDIYNPPVDYGPAHDAQQSQMTLDHAPEIRPLYDGGHIPALQGDGNEIIGGELHRPFGSPPLLHNLSLEYGGIPSPYHFEIDEFLLDDELIQCFGA is encoded by the exons ATGGGTGAATTGGTAGAGATTGGAGCTGATATCAG TTCGGATATTGAAGTTGACGATATTGCGGAGAAAGAGGTTAGTGATGAAGAAATTGAAGCAGAAGAGTTGGAGAGGCGAATGTGGAAGGATCGGATCAAGCTCAAAAGGATTAAGGAAAGGCAGAAGTTTGAAGTCCAACAAGCTGCTGATAAGCAGAAATTGAAGCAGACTTCTGATCAGGCACGAAGGAAGAAAATGTCAAGAGCCCAAGATGGAATTCTCAAGTATATGTTGAAACTGATGGAAGTGTGCAAAGCACGTGGATTTGTGTATGGGATCATTCCTGAAAAGGGTAAACCTGTAAGTGGTTCATCTGATAATATAAGAGCTTGGTGGAAGGAAAAGGTAAAGTTCGATAAGAATGGGCCTGCAGCCATAGCAAAGTATGAAGCTGAGTGTTTGGCCATGGGTGAGGCAAATAAAAGTCGAAAAGGAAATGCTCAAAGCGTTCTTCAAGACCTGCAAGATGCAACTTTGGGATCTCTCTTGTCTTCTTTAATGCAGCACTGTGATCCCCCTCAAAGAAAGTATCCTTTGGAGAAAGGAGTGTCGCCACCTTGGTGGCCAACAGGAAATGAAGAGTGGTGGGTAAAGTTAGGGCTTCCTGAAGGTCAGAGTCCTTATAAAAAACCGCATGATTTAAAGAAGATGTGGAAAGTCGGGGTACTAATGGCTGTAATAAAACACATGTCACCTGATATTGCAAAAATCCGGAGGCATGTCCGCCAGTCAAAATGCTTACAGGATAAGATGACTGCAAAGGAGAGTGCAATTTGGTTGAGTGTCTTGAGTCGAGAGGAATCCCTCATTCAACAGCTTAGCAGTGATAATGGCACTTCTGGCATAACTGAAATGCCTCAAGGTGGGCATGGTGAAAGGAAGCGAGAGCGACCTGCCGTTAGTAGTGACAGTGATTACGATGTTGATGCTGCTGATGACAGTGTTGCCTCT ACTGACAATCCTCATGCAGTTGGAGATAAAGAGCAAGGGGAAGAGCAACGAAGAAAAAAGCCTCGTCAAAAATCTAGCCAAGCTGGTCAACAGTCTGAACCACCTCGTAATAAGCATTCATTTATTGAGGAGCCTGTGCCTGATATAAATACGGCTGATTTATCTGTAGGGGAATATCAAACAAATGGCACTGAACAGGAAAATGATACGACTGCTGGTCTGAGACCTTTGCAGAAAGGTCTTGAAAGTGGACCCAATCTACACCAATCTGAATTTAACTACTTCCCGGCTATCCCGTCTGCCAACGTTGATTCTATGAGGGGCACGCATGCGCATAGAAGCTCCATGTTTTTATGCGTCTCCCCAAATTCAGAGTTGCATAACAGAGTAGCTTATGATATCTATAATCCACCGGTTGACTATGGACCTGCGCATGATGCACAGCAGTCTCAGATGACATTGGATCATGCGCCTGAGATCAGACCACTGTATGATGGAGGCCACATACCAGCACTACAAGGGGATGGTAATGAGATAATTGGAGGAGAGTTGCATAGACCTTTTGGGTCTCCACCTCTACTGCATAACTTGTCATTAGAATATGGAGGAATTCCCAGTCCATATCATTTTGAAATTGATGAATTCTTACTGGATGATGAGTTGATCCAATGCTTTGGTGCATAG
- the LOC110618213 gene encoding FT-interacting protein 3, whose protein sequence is MQKPPQAVDFALKETSPNIGAGALTTDKLACTYDLVEQMQYLYVRVVKAKDLPGKDVTGSCDPYVEVKLGNYKGTTKHFEKKTNPEWNQVFAFSKERIQASVLEVSVKDKDVVVDDLIGRVLFELNDIPKRVPPDSPLAPQWYRLEDRKGDKIKHGELMLAVWMGTQADEAFPDAWHSDAAAVGPDGVANIRSKVYLSPKLWYVRVNVIEAQDLVPGDKSRFPESFVKVTLGNQALRTRISQSRSIHPMWNEDLIFVVAEPFEEPLILTVEDREGPNKDELLGKCVIPLQIVQRRLDYKPVNTRWYNLEKHVVADGEQKKEIKFASRIHLRVCLDGGYHVLDESTHYSSDLRPTAKQLWRPSIGILELGILSAVGLMPMKTKDGRGTTDAYCVAKYGQKWIRTRTIVDSFTPKWNEQYTWEVFDPCTVISIGVFDNGHVQGGKDSRIGKVRIRLSTLETDRVYTHSYPLIVLQQSGVKKTGEVQLAVRFTCSSLINMLHMYSHPLLPKMHYIHPLSVIQLDSLRQQAMQIVSMRLSRAEPPLRKEVVEYMLDVDSHMWSMRRSKANFFRIMGVLRGLIAVGKWFDQICNWKNPLTTILIHILFIILVLYPELILPTIFLYLFLIGIWNFRWRPRHPPHMDTRLSHADAAHPDELDEEFDSFPTSRPSDIVRMRYDRLRSIAGRVQTVIGDLATQGERFQSLLSWRDPRATTLFVVFCLGAAVVLYVTPFQVVALLIGIYVLRHPRFRHKLPSVPLNFFRRLPARSDSMI, encoded by the coding sequence ATGCAGAAGCCTCCACAAGCTGTTGACTTTGCTCTAAAGGAGACCTCACCGAACATCGGAGCAGGAGCTCTTACGACAGATAAGCTTGCCTGCACCTATGATCTTGTTGAGCAAATGCAATATTTATATGTTCGTGTGGTGAAAGCCAAGGATTTGCCTGGTAAAGATGTTACTGGCAGTTGTGACCCTTATGTTGAGGTAAAGCTTGGAAACTATAAGGGAACCACTAAGCATTTTGAGAAGAAAACAAATCCCGAGTGGAATCAGGTCTTTGCTTTCTCAAAAGAGAGAATTCAAGCTTCAGTTTTGGAGGTCTCAGTGAAAGATAAGGATGTTGTTGTAGATGATTTGATTGGAAGGGTTCTCTTTGAGCTCAACGATATCCCCAAACGTGTTCCGCCTGACAGTCCTTTGGCACCGCAATGGTATCGATTGGAAGATCGGAAGGGGGATAAAATTAAGCATGGGGAGCTGATGCTGGCTGTCTGGATGGGAACTCAAGCTGACGAGGCATTCCCTGATGCTTGGCATTCAGATGCAGCAGCTGTTGGTCCTGATGGAGTTGCAAATATCCGATCAAAGGTATATCTTTCACCTAAGCTTTGGTATGTAAGGGTCAATGTGATTGAAGCTCAGGATTTGGTGCCTGGTGACAAAAGTAGGTTCCCTGAATCTTTTGTGAAGGTCACCTTGGGAAATCAAGCATTAAGAACTAGAATATCCCAGAGTAGGAGTATTCATCCAATGTGGAATGAAGACTTGATATTTGTGGTTGCTGAACCTTTCGAGGAGCCTTTGATTTTGACAGTGGAAGATAGAGAAGGACCAAACAAAGATGAATTATTGGGCAAGTGTGTGATCCCTTTACAAATTGTGCAAAGAAGACTAGACTATAAGCCAGTAAACACGAGGTGGTACAACCTTGAAAAGCATGTGGTTGCAGATGGGGAACAAAAGAAGGAGATTAAATTTGCCAGTCGGATCCACTTGAGGGTCTGTTTGGATGGTGGTTATCATGTTTTGGATGAATCAACTCACTACAGCAGTGATCTTAGGCCAACAGCAAAGCAGCTGTGGAGACCCAGCATTGGGATACTGGAACTGGGGATTCTAAGTGCTGTGGGGCTGATGCCTATGAAAACAAAGGATGGGCGAGGAACTACAGATGCTTATTGTGTGGCTAAATATGGGCAGAAATGGATCCGGACAAGAACAATTGTTGACAGCTTCACTCCAAAGTGGAATGAGCAGTACACTTGGGAGGTTTTTGACCCGTGTACTGTCATTAGTATAGGGGTATTTGACAATGGCCATGTACAAGGGGGAAAGGATTCTAGAATTGGGAAAGTGAGGATTCGGCTGTCGACGCTTGAAACTGATAGAGTTTACACACATTCATATCCTCTTATAGTATTGCAACAATCAGGAGTGAAGAAAACAGGTGAAGTCCAATTAGCTGTGAGGTTCACATGCTCATCTTTAATTAACATGTTGCATATGTATTCACATCCATTGTTGCCAAAAATGCATTACATCCATCCGTTATCTGTGATTCAACTCGATAGCTTGAGGCAACAAGCTATGCAGATCGTTTCCATGAGGTTGAGCCGAGCTGAGCCACCTCTGAGGAAGGAGGTTGTGGAGTATATGTTAGATGTGGATTCACATATGTGGAGCATGAGGAGAAGCAAAGCCAATTTTTTCAGAATTATGGGCGTCTTGAGGGGGCTGATTGCTGTTGGAAAATGGTTTGATCAAATCTGCAACTGGAAGAATCCACTTACTACCATTTTGATTCACATACTTTTCATAATCTTAGTCCTTTATCCTGAGTTGATACTTCCCACAATTTTTCTCTACCTTTTCTTGATTGGTATTTGGAATTTTCGGTGGAGACCAAGACATCCTCCTCACATGGACACCAGGCTATCTCATGCTGATGCTGCACATCCTGATGAACTTGATGAAGAATTTGACTCATTCCCAACTTCCAGACCTTCAGATATTGTTAGAATGAGATACGATCGTCTGAGAAGTATAGCAGGGAGGGTTCAGACAGTAATTGGTGACTTGGCAACACAAGGGGAAAGATTCCAATCTCTGCTGAGTTGGAGAGATCCAAGAGCAACAACTTTATTCGTGGTTTTCTGTCTGGGAGCTGCTGTAGTCCTGTATGTTACTCCCTTCCAAGTTGTGGCTCTTCTCATTGGCATTTATGTGTTAAGACATCCCAGGTTCAGACACAAGCTCCCATCAGTTCCTCTCAATTTCTTCAGGAGATTGCCTGCGAGGTCTGATAGCATGATATAA
- the LOC110618006 gene encoding ETHYLENE INSENSITIVE 3-like 3 protein isoform X1, with protein sequence MGELVEIGADISSDIEVDDIAEKEVSDEEIEAEELERRMWKDRIKLKRIKERQKFEVQQAADKQKLKQTSDQARRKKMSRAQDGILKYMLKLMEVCKARGFVYGIIPEKGKPVSGSSDNIRAWWKEKVKFDKNGPAAIAKYEAECLAMGEANKSRKGNAQSVLQDLQDATLGSLLSSLMQHCDPPQRKYPLEKGVSPPWWPTGNEEWWVKLGLPEGQSPYKKPHDLKKMWKVGVLMAVIKHMSPDIAKIRRHVRQSKCLQDKMTAKESAIWLSVLSREESLIQQLSSDNGTSGITEMPQGGHGERKRERPAVSSDSDYDVDAADDSVASVSSKDNRRNTATEVEPSSIVRTDNPHAVGDKEQGEEQRRKKPRQKSSQAGQQSEPPRNKHSFIEEPVPDINTADLSVGEYQTNGTEQENDTTAGLRPLQKGLESGPNLHQSEFNYFPAIPSANVDSMRGTHAHRSSMFLCVSPNSELHNRVAYDIYNPPVDYGPAHDAQQSQMTLDHAPEIRPLYDGGHIPALQGDGNEIIGGELHRPFGSPPLLHNLSLEYGGIPSPYHFEIDEFLLDDELIQCFGA encoded by the exons ATGGGTGAATTGGTAGAGATTGGAGCTGATATCAG TTCGGATATTGAAGTTGACGATATTGCGGAGAAAGAGGTTAGTGATGAAGAAATTGAAGCAGAAGAGTTGGAGAGGCGAATGTGGAAGGATCGGATCAAGCTCAAAAGGATTAAGGAAAGGCAGAAGTTTGAAGTCCAACAAGCTGCTGATAAGCAGAAATTGAAGCAGACTTCTGATCAGGCACGAAGGAAGAAAATGTCAAGAGCCCAAGATGGAATTCTCAAGTATATGTTGAAACTGATGGAAGTGTGCAAAGCACGTGGATTTGTGTATGGGATCATTCCTGAAAAGGGTAAACCTGTAAGTGGTTCATCTGATAATATAAGAGCTTGGTGGAAGGAAAAGGTAAAGTTCGATAAGAATGGGCCTGCAGCCATAGCAAAGTATGAAGCTGAGTGTTTGGCCATGGGTGAGGCAAATAAAAGTCGAAAAGGAAATGCTCAAAGCGTTCTTCAAGACCTGCAAGATGCAACTTTGGGATCTCTCTTGTCTTCTTTAATGCAGCACTGTGATCCCCCTCAAAGAAAGTATCCTTTGGAGAAAGGAGTGTCGCCACCTTGGTGGCCAACAGGAAATGAAGAGTGGTGGGTAAAGTTAGGGCTTCCTGAAGGTCAGAGTCCTTATAAAAAACCGCATGATTTAAAGAAGATGTGGAAAGTCGGGGTACTAATGGCTGTAATAAAACACATGTCACCTGATATTGCAAAAATCCGGAGGCATGTCCGCCAGTCAAAATGCTTACAGGATAAGATGACTGCAAAGGAGAGTGCAATTTGGTTGAGTGTCTTGAGTCGAGAGGAATCCCTCATTCAACAGCTTAGCAGTGATAATGGCACTTCTGGCATAACTGAAATGCCTCAAGGTGGGCATGGTGAAAGGAAGCGAGAGCGACCTGCCGTTAGTAGTGACAGTGATTACGATGTTGATGCTGCTGATGACAGTGTTGCCTCTGTTTCATCGAAAGATAACAGGAGAAATACAGCAACGGAAGTGGAGCCATCGAGCATTGTTCGAACTGACAATCCTCATGCAGTTGGAGATAAAGAGCAAGGGGAAGAGCAACGAAGAAAAAAGCCTCGTCAAAAATCTAGCCAAGCTGGTCAACAGTCTGAACCACCTCGTAATAAGCATTCATTTATTGAGGAGCCTGTGCCTGATATAAATACGGCTGATTTATCTGTAGGGGAATATCAAACAAATGGCACTGAACAGGAAAATGATACGACTGCTGGTCTGAGACCTTTGCAGAAAGGTCTTGAAAGTGGACCCAATCTACACCAATCTGAATTTAACTACTTCCCGGCTATCCCGTCTGCCAACGTTGATTCTATGAGGGGCACGCATGCGCATAGAAGCTCCATGTTTTTATGCGTCTCCCCAAATTCAGAGTTGCATAACAGAGTAGCTTATGATATCTATAATCCACCGGTTGACTATGGACCTGCGCATGATGCACAGCAGTCTCAGATGACATTGGATCATGCGCCTGAGATCAGACCACTGTATGATGGAGGCCACATACCAGCACTACAAGGGGATGGTAATGAGATAATTGGAGGAGAGTTGCATAGACCTTTTGGGTCTCCACCTCTACTGCATAACTTGTCATTAGAATATGGAGGAATTCCCAGTCCATATCATTTTGAAATTGATGAATTCTTACTGGATGATGAGTTGATCCAATGCTTTGGTGCATAG
- the LOC110617721 gene encoding beta-glucosidase 13, with protein MATEGNLFLSFSLVLAILVFHGTFNTSIAFSSTYSTSSFNRTNFPAGFLFGTASSAYQYEGAAREGGKGPSIWDTFTHRYPDKIKDRSNGDVAVDSYHRYKEDVQIMKEMGLNAYRFSISWPRILPNGKLCGGVKMEGVKYYNNLINELLANDIEPFVTLFHWDLPQALENEYCGFLSPRIVDDFQDFAETCFKEFGDRVKHWITLNEPMVFSAVGYALGLLAPGRCSQNINCIPGDSATEPYLVSHYQLLAHAAAVNLYKRKYQATQKGIIGITLVTSWMVPYSNARHNKNAAQRALDFWLGWFMDPLTNGDYPHVMKSYVGNRLPKFSNEQAQMVKGSFDFIGLNYYSASYAAYAPQFRNANKSFLTDPLVNMTSDRNGIPIGPKGASGFINVYPRGIRDLLLYIKRKYNNPLIYITENGIDEFNNATLSLKEALIDKVRVDYYNNHLNFLARAIKEGANVKGYFAWSLLDNFEWTSGFTVRFGINFVDYKNGLKRYPKLSARWFKSFLTPTNQEQGV; from the exons ATGGCAACCGAAGGCAATCTCTTCCTCTCCTTCTCCTTGGTGTTAGCCATCCTAGTTTTTCACGGCACATTCAATACAAGTATAGCTTTTAGTTCTACGTATAGCACTTCCTCCTTCAACCGGACTAATTTTCCGGCAGGTTTCCTTTTTGGGACTGCTTCATCAGCTTACCAG TATGAAGGTGCTGCAAGAGAAGGAGGCAAAGGACCAAGCATATGGGATACGTTTACTCATAGATATCCAG ATAAGATCAAGGACAGAAGCAATGGAGACGTGGCTGTTGATTCATATCACCGCTACAAG GAAGATGTTCAGATAATGAAAGAAATGGGTTTGAATGCGTACAGATTCTCAATCTCATGGCCCCGAATATTGCCAA ATGGGAAGCTATGTGGGGGTGTGAAAATGGAAGGAGTGAAATACTATAACAACCTCATCAATGAGCTTCTAGCAAATG ATATAGAGCCCTTCGTTACTTTGTTCCATTGGGATCTTCCTCAAGCCTTGGAAAATGAGTATTGTGGGTTTCTGAGCCCTCGAATTGT AGATGATTTTCAAGATTTTGCTGAGACTTGTTTTAAGGAATTTGGAGATCGAGTAAAACATTGGATAACGTTGAATGAGCCGATGGTCTTCAGCGCAGTTGGTTATGCATTGGGCCTCCTGGCTCCTGGGAGATGTTCACAAAACATAAATTGCATACCTGGAGATTCAGCAACTGAGCCTTATTTGGTGTCCCATTACCAGCTTCTTGCTCATGCTGCGGCTGTAAACTTGTACAAACGCAAATATCAG gcAACCCAGAAAGGCATTATAGGGATTACTTTAGTGACTTCTTGGATGGTTCCCTACTCCAATGCAAGGCATAACAAAAATGCAGCACAGAGAGCCCTGGATTTCTGGTTGGGTTG GTTTATGGACCCATTGACAAATGGTGACTACCCACATGTCATGAAATCTTATGTGGGAAATCGATTGCCCAAATTCTCAAACGAGCAAGCCCAAATGGTAAAAGGGTCGTTTGATTTTATCGGATTAAACTACTATTCTGCTAGTTATGCAGCCTATGCCCCTCAATTTAGGAATGCAAACAAAAGTTTCCTAACCGACCCTCTCGTTAACATGACAA GTGATCGCAATGGAATCCCAATTGGCCCAAAG GGAGCTTCAGGTTTCATCAATGTTTATCCGAGAGGGATTCGCGACCTTTTGCTCTACATAAAGAGAAAATACAATAATCCACTCATTTACATTACAGAAAAtg GAATCGACGAGTTTAATAATGCGACGCTGTCTTTAAAGGAAGCCTTGATTGATAAAGTGAGAGTTGATTACTACAATAACCATCTAAATTTCCTTGCAAGAGCAATTAA AGAGGGGGCTAATGTGAAGGGATACTTTGCCTGGTCATTATTGGACAATTTTGAATGGACCTCAGGTTTCACTGTGCGATTTGGCATCAACTTTGTAGACTATAAAAATGGATTAAAGCGTTATCCAAAACTCTCTGCTCGCTGGTTCAAATCATTTCTCActccaacaaatcaagaacaggGTGTATAG